The segment ATCATCTTGTTGCTCACCTCTTTATTTGGAGTGAATACTTTATACAAGTAAGTTCCGGTAGGTAGGTTTTCAGCCCTGAACGGAACAGTATAGGTACCAACCGCTTTTTCTTCGTTAACAAGCGTACGAATTTTACCGCCTTTCAGGTTATACACTTCCACAGTTACAAAACCAGCCTGTTCTACTGTATATGAAATGGTTGTGCTTCCAGTAAATGGATTAGGATAGGAGTAGTTCTTGGCTTGTGCAGGCAACCCGATTGTAGCTGAAGTAGAGGTTGCGGTTGGTTGCGTTACTGCGTTCCAGCTTTCATGAGTACGTGTCACAATTACGGCAAACTCGGCTCTGGTTACCTCCTGCAAAGGCTTGAAGTTCGCGTGCATTTTAGGGAACAGATCATACGGTCCTTGAGTCACTGAGTAGAACGCATTGATCAGGTTCAAATCTAAAGCAACACTCACAAAGCCTTCCAGTCCAGCCGGAATAGAAGCAGCATCTTCAATTGGGTAAGACTGTCCGTCAATAGTAACTGTCACAGGTTTTCCGTTGCGCTCCAGAGCAAACTGTTGTAAACCTAATGATTGAACCAAAGTGTACGCCAGTTGTGCCCGTTGAACCGTACCGGTAGGGTTGAATTTACCAGTAGCCGCAGGTGTCATCACTCCGTTGAAGCTGTGGTCTCTATCTCTCAGAGCTGCGCCTTTGGCCGTCACAGATTCGCCCAGTAATGCTTGAACGCCTGAAAGATCAGTGAAAGAAAGAGTGCCATTTGTTGGCATGAATTGACGGATTCCCTGACCCATCATAAGGTACTCAGCTAACTGAATGCGTTTCAAGGTTTCGTTAGGCTTGAAGCCGTTAGAAAGAGCATCCACCAAACGAGCCGAAACAGCCATTTTAATAGAAGCTTCTGCCGGGTGTCCTGCTATGTCAGTTAAGCCAGTGGTACCAGTTACTTTAGAGAAGTTCAAGGTTCCAGCAATGGTCTCTGGTATTGCTAATCCATTTAACCCTTGTGCTCTTAAAATCCAGGTACCAGGCTCTGGTGAAGCAACAGCCATACCTCTGTCATGGTATAAGGTAAATGCAACCGGAATTCCTGAACGATACTGTACACCACTTGGAGAAACTAAGACTAAGCTTACTGGGTTTCCTGTCTCTCCTAATAGGCCGTGGGCATTGAATTTAGCTTCTAAACTGTTGATTCCGGAAGCTACGTTGAACGTGATCTGGTTGTTAGATGCTACGGCAGGGTTAAAGTTGATGGTGAACGGCTGTGTCTCAGATGAAGTATTTACTGAGCCCTTGAACGTACGGGTATAGTTCTGGAAAGAACCGAAGGCTGTATTTCTATAGATGTGATCTACGGCAGCATAGGCGTTCACATATCCTGCACCCACTTCCCAAGACTCATAACCAGGCATGTTGGTAGCAGTTTTCTGCAGGATCTCTTTTACCTGAGCAGGAGTTAAGGAAGGATTCGCTTCCAATAACAAAGCCACTATACCTGCAACTTGCGGAGTGGCCATAGATGTACCACTCATATGGGTGTAGAACGGTACGTGCGCTGGTTCAAGTTCTGCAGCATCCATATCAGCAGATAAAGAAGATACCGGAGCAATAACTCTGGTAGAGATTACATCTACGCCAGTACCCACTAGAGTAGGACGGTTTTCATAGTTCCAGTTTTCGCCTTCATAGGTGAAGGTACCACCTTCGCCTTTTACCCCACGGGAGGAGAAGTCGGCCAGTTTACCAAATTTATCACCAGCGCCTACAGAGATTACCCAAGGAGCAATTGCATAAGGGTTGTGGGTGTCAGAGCTAGGACCATCGTTACCTGCGGCAAAAACAGACACAATGCCCATGTCGTAAGCTTTTTTAGAAGCAATGTTCACCGGGTTCAAAGGCTCAAAATCACCGCTGGTTCCCCATGAGTTGCTGATTACTCTAATACCATACTGATACTGGTGCGTTAAGGCATAATCATAACCACCAATGGCATCCAATATGAAAAGGGCTCCGCCAGAACCATATCCAACCAACGAAGCGCCTGGAGCAGCTCCTGCATATAAACCGTTAGACTTAGCACCATTACCACCAACAGTACCAGCACAATGGGTACCGTGGCCAGAGTTGGTATCTGTGTTCGGTACGTTTTCTACATAGGTTACCGGTAGGAGGGAAGACAGGGAAGCCAGGTTTGTAGTACCCAATACGTTTTGAACCAGGTGTGTTCCTAGTTTAACATCATCATGGGTACCATCAACACCACTGTCATTGATTACTACTCCTATACCTTTACCAGAAACAGGAACTCCCTTGTTTCGGGCTGTTAAGGTTTGATCTTTTCTTAGGCGGTGAACTCCTGTAAGGTTGTTGCCATCATTGTTAAAGAAAGATAGTTTTTTGTTAAGGAAGATAGAGCGAACATAAGGGCTTTGGGCCAAAGCATCCACTTGCGCTTGCGTGGCTATTACCCCGGCAATTGGAAGGTTTCTATAGGTGATTCCCTTTGTTAATCCCAAAGATTGTAATAGTTGTAGTTGGGTGCTGGTTGGGGCTCCGTCACCGGTAAAGGTTACCACCACTTCTACTGGTGTACCAAGAGATTGCAATGCTTGGGAAACCTGCCGGTCCACTACAGCCCGTCCAAATAGGGAGGTACTAAAAAAAAGGGCAAAAGCCCAAACGGTTAAAATTTTCTTCATTGTTAGTTTAGTATAGGTTTGACATAAAAATTGGTTTGTTGAATGGGGGCTTAAAAAGAATCTAAAAACATAAAACATTTTCAGGTTCACTGGGGTAATTACTTAAGGCTTGTGGAGACTTTAGTACCCAAGAGGTAAGAAGGAAAGCACTTGAAAAGGGAGAGAACTTCATTTTCCCTCTCTACCGGCGGTAGGAAAGATTGGTTGTGGAAACAATATGTAAAACCGTAACATGGGTTTTTTTACATCCTGATTGAAAAGATGTAGGCCATTTGAAGCTACAGGTAAAGACTAGAAAATTAGTTAAGTAACTGTGCTTAGCTAAAAACAGCAAAGATTTCCACTATAAGAAGACTGTTTCCTTTCTTGGTTGACTTACCTCTTACATACCTCTAAAAGGTGAATATTCTTAACACTTATTCAAAAAATAACTTAAAAAGTGTTGATTGGTAACACTTTGAAGTACTCCATTTAAGAAGCTTTTAAAGAAATTTTCTACCCAAAGGAAAGGGTAGAAGAAGAGTTGATGGGCCTCATCTACAAATTGCCTTGCATTAAGCATGTATAGTATCCATACCTTCTAAAGAACCAAACTTCTACTCTGAGACACTATAATATCTGGGCTCCAGCTTCCAGATCAAGTTTGTAGAATCAGCATGACATCACTTCTTTAAAGAAGATAATCTGTAATACATTAAGGAATGGAAGCGGTGTTAAAGAAATGGCTTATCTCTAAGCTTAGAAACTCAAACAAACATTTGACTTTTTGAGAGAAAGTATGTACACTTGTTTTATGAATGGGGCCATAGTGATCAAAGTACTAAGGCGGGAGCGCAACAGAAGGAAATTGAGAACTTCACTTTAGTTGGGTACATGATCAAAAAGAAAAAAGAAATTCGTCGGGAGGGTATTGTAGTGGAAGCTGCAAAGCTTTTCAAACAAAAAGGGTTTGCGGGCACCTCCATGAGAGATCTTGCGGAGCAGGTGAAAATGGATGCCGCTACCATGTACCATTACATCAGTTCTAAAGATGAAATTCTAAAAACCATTTGCTTTGGCGTAGCTGATGCTTATGTAACCCACTTGCAGGAGATTGAAGATGCACCGCTTTCTTTCACTGAAAAGCTAAAGGCATTGGTTAGGCTTCACATTCATTTGATGACGACCAAAGGGCCTGAAGTTTCAGTGGCGAATAACGACTGGAAATTCTTGTCGGAGGAGGCTTTGCAGGAATTCAAAAGTTTGCGGAGTCAATATGAAAGAAAGCTGGCAAATTTAATAGAGCAAGGAGTTGCAGCGGGGGAGTTGCAGGAGGTCAATACTTCGGTAGCGCTATTTACCCTTTTATCCGCGGTACGGTGGGTAGAACTATGGTGGAAACCGGAAAGAGGCATTTCTACCGAAGAGCTGGAAAACACTATTATCACTATTCTATTTAAAGGGCTGCAGAAATAAAGAAACATGAGCAGATTTCATAAGGTCAGGATAAAAGACGTACACCGTGAAACCCACGATTGTGTCACCATTACCTTAGACGTACCTGAGGAACTGAAAGACACGTTCCGGTACACCCAGGGGCAGTACCTGACATTCAGAAGACACCACAATGGGGAAGAACTCCGACGCTCTTATTCTATTTGTTCCAGTCCTTTGGAAAACCAATGGAAAGTAGCGGTCAAGAAAGTACCAGGCGGTCGGTTCTCCTCTATGGCCAATGAGGCTTTGCTTCCTGGGGAAGAACTAGAAGTTATGCCCCCTATGGGCAAGTTCTACACCGATTTGCACCCTGACCAACAGAAAAGTTACGTGATGGTGGCGGCTGGTAGCGGAATTACGCCCATTCTCTCCATAATTAAAACGGTTTTGCTCTCTGAACCTAAAAGTCAGGTCCTGCTGCTGTACGGAAACCGCGGACGCAACTCTATTATGTTTAAAGAGGAGATAGAAGCACTAAAAAACAAATTTTTGGACCGCTTCAGCCTTTACCATATCCTAAGCCGCGAACACGGAGATACTGACCTGTTGTTCGGTCGCATTGACAAGCAGAAAACCCAAATCTTTCTGCAGAAGATCATCAAAGCTGAAGAAATAGATGAGTGCTTCCTGTGTGGTCCTGAAGAAATGATTTTCGGGGCGAAAGAAGCATTGGAAGAAGCGGGCGTGCCAAAAGAGAAAATTCACTTCGAGTTGTTTACCTCTGCTGATGGTGGGCAGAAGTCCGTTGAACGTAAAGAACGCCCCGCCGGAGAAGAAGACCGCAAAAGCAAAGTGCAGGTACGCTTAGATGGAAATTACCTGAACCTGGAGATGTCCTACTATGGAAACACCATCCTGGATGCCGCTGCTGAAACTGGAGCCGATGTGCCTTATTCCTGCAAAGGGGGCGTTTGCAGCACCTGTCGCGCCAAAGTTTTAGAAGGAGAAGTAGAAATGGACGTTAACTATTCTCTTGAACCTGAAGAAGTAGCCGCTGGCTACATTCTCACCTGTCAGGCCAGACCTTTGACAGAGCGAGTAGTAGTGGATTTTGATCAATAGTAAAATGTAAGTCAAACAGAAGGGGCTAACCCTTTTGGTTGCCCTTTACGTGAGCAACCGATAGTGTCAAACACAAAGGTTTGCCACTACAAAATGAATCTCCGTTTAGGCCACCTTTTCTAAAAATAAGCCTAAAAGAGAAGCTCAGGCCGTAAAGCCAAAAAGAAACGTTAGTATCAGTACAACTGTTAAGAGGTATGGAAACGATCATAGAAAAATCACTGGAAGAAGTTTTTGAGGAGAAGATCGCGAACGAAATCCGAATTGAACCGAAAGACTGGATGCCGGAGCAGTACCGCAAGACCTTGGTGCGCCAGATCTCCCAGCACGCCCACTCAGAAATAGTAGGCATGCTGCCCGAGGGGAATTGGATCACCCGTGCTCCTTCGCTTAAGCGCAAAGCCATCCTGCTCTCCAAAGTGCAGGATGAGGCAGGCCACGGACTTTACCTGTACAGCGCAGCTGAAACCTTGGGCACTTCCCGCGACCAGATGATCGCTGATCTGCACTCGGGCAAAGCCAAATACTCCAGCATCTTCAACTATCCAACCCTTTCCTGGGCCGATATTGGAGCCATTGGCTGGTTGGTAGACGGAGCTGCCATCATGAACCAGGTGCCTTTGATCAGGACTTCTTATGGTCCGTATGCCCGGGCCATGGTGCGGGTGTGCAAGGAAGAAAGTTTCCACCAGCGCCAGGGATTCGAAATCATGATGACCTTGTGCAACGGGGCCCCCGCGCAGAAAAAAATGGCACAGGAAGCCTTCAACCGCTGGTGGTGGCCAACCCTCATGATGTTCGGACCCAAAGATTCAGAATCGCCTAACACAGAGCAGTCTATGCGCTGGAAGATCAAGCGTTTCACGAATGATGAACTGCGCCAGCGTTTCGTGGATATGATGGTTCCGCAAGCCGAGTTTCTTGGATTAACCGTACCAGATAAGGACCTGAAATGGAACGAAGCCAAAAACGGCTATGACTATGGTGAAGTGGATTGGGAAG is part of the Rufibacter tibetensis genome and harbors:
- the paaE gene encoding 1,2-phenylacetyl-CoA epoxidase subunit PaaE, producing MSRFHKVRIKDVHRETHDCVTITLDVPEELKDTFRYTQGQYLTFRRHHNGEELRRSYSICSSPLENQWKVAVKKVPGGRFSSMANEALLPGEELEVMPPMGKFYTDLHPDQQKSYVMVAAGSGITPILSIIKTVLLSEPKSQVLLLYGNRGRNSIMFKEEIEALKNKFLDRFSLYHILSREHGDTDLLFGRIDKQKTQIFLQKIIKAEEIDECFLCGPEEMIFGAKEALEEAGVPKEKIHFELFTSADGGQKSVERKERPAGEEDRKSKVQVRLDGNYLNLEMSYYGNTILDAAAETGADVPYSCKGGVCSTCRAKVLEGEVEMDVNYSLEPEEVAAGYILTCQARPLTERVVVDFDQ
- a CDS encoding S8 family serine peptidase, coding for MKKILTVWAFALFFSTSLFGRAVVDRQVSQALQSLGTPVEVVVTFTGDGAPTSTQLQLLQSLGLTKGITYRNLPIAGVIATQAQVDALAQSPYVRSIFLNKKLSFFNNDGNNLTGVHRLRKDQTLTARNKGVPVSGKGIGVVINDSGVDGTHDDVKLGTHLVQNVLGTTNLASLSSLLPVTYVENVPNTDTNSGHGTHCAGTVGGNGAKSNGLYAGAAPGASLVGYGSGGALFILDAIGGYDYALTHQYQYGIRVISNSWGTSGDFEPLNPVNIASKKAYDMGIVSVFAAGNDGPSSDTHNPYAIAPWVISVGAGDKFGKLADFSSRGVKGEGGTFTYEGENWNYENRPTLVGTGVDVISTRVIAPVSSLSADMDAAELEPAHVPFYTHMSGTSMATPQVAGIVALLLEANPSLTPAQVKEILQKTATNMPGYESWEVGAGYVNAYAAVDHIYRNTAFGSFQNYTRTFKGSVNTSSETQPFTINFNPAVASNNQITFNVASGINSLEAKFNAHGLLGETGNPVSLVLVSPSGVQYRSGIPVAFTLYHDRGMAVASPEPGTWILRAQGLNGLAIPETIAGTLNFSKVTGTTGLTDIAGHPAEASIKMAVSARLVDALSNGFKPNETLKRIQLAEYLMMGQGIRQFMPTNGTLSFTDLSGVQALLGESVTAKGAALRDRDHSFNGVMTPAATGKFNPTGTVQRAQLAYTLVQSLGLQQFALERNGKPVTVTIDGQSYPIEDAASIPAGLEGFVSVALDLNLINAFYSVTQGPYDLFPKMHANFKPLQEVTRAEFAVIVTRTHESWNAVTQPTATSTSATIGLPAQAKNYSYPNPFTGSTTISYTVEQAGFVTVEVYNLKGGKIRTLVNEEKAVGTYTVPFRAENLPTGTYLYKVFTPNKEVSNKMILTK
- a CDS encoding TetR/AcrR family transcriptional regulator; the protein is MIKKKKEIRREGIVVEAAKLFKQKGFAGTSMRDLAEQVKMDAATMYHYISSKDEILKTICFGVADAYVTHLQEIEDAPLSFTEKLKALVRLHIHLMTTKGPEVSVANNDWKFLSEEALQEFKSLRSQYERKLANLIEQGVAAGELQEVNTSVALFTLLSAVRWVELWWKPERGISTEELENTIITILFKGLQK
- the paaA gene encoding 1,2-phenylacetyl-CoA epoxidase subunit PaaA, with the protein product METIIEKSLEEVFEEKIANEIRIEPKDWMPEQYRKTLVRQISQHAHSEIVGMLPEGNWITRAPSLKRKAILLSKVQDEAGHGLYLYSAAETLGTSRDQMIADLHSGKAKYSSIFNYPTLSWADIGAIGWLVDGAAIMNQVPLIRTSYGPYARAMVRVCKEESFHQRQGFEIMMTLCNGAPAQKKMAQEAFNRWWWPTLMMFGPKDSESPNTEQSMRWKIKRFTNDELRQRFVDMMVPQAEFLGLTVPDKDLKWNEAKNGYDYGEVDWEEFWNVVKGNGPCNKDRIANRVKAHEEGAWVREAALAHAQKRAQREADQKVA